In a single window of the Scophthalmus maximus strain ysfricsl-2021 chromosome 18, ASM2237912v1, whole genome shotgun sequence genome:
- the ak7a gene encoding adenylate kinase 7a, whose protein sequence is MGDEQQQTGPQRIFVSDVDRYSSKHIAKFLSTCLTEGTPEEDEASPPGEPAFRVVGSVSSSSKRDRTSFVQEQYVSPSQDELLQHLLECDVVVYNISDNATQEQVAKASWAITALHAEQENFKSQKMFILVSTLMTWAMTKPQDPDETDYVLSEEEFRRRRPHPSFKDHNDVEKLVLKLGRGKKSKLAGYVVASGLQYGMGENLFHYFFKVSWMGKFPKVPVFGEGTNNIPMIHVNDLAGVIQNIIELKPKSKYTVAVDDSKNTLEEIIKMISNTLGPGEIINVPEQEAIATKGFEPEELQFLSVNLRLDVEILKESFNIQWTSESGLVENMDVVVEEYKNTRQLHPIRIFLVGPPSVGKTTVAERLCRHYQIHHIRLKEVIEEKITQLKELLNENDAEHVSEEVAAAAQAQLDNINKSMEKNAGRLDDHLVFEIFREKLNSKPCRNQGFILDGFPKTYAQAQFIFEEDEMDEDTEDQDVIIKKRGYNKKITPEHVIALEASDDFLTKRVQGLTESVAEKMRYTQDEFLPRLTRYRQLSGAEESLLDFFDELEIHPEHMEVTTDDLEYTDVVKKITVMVGVPKNYGLSPEEQEEVDRKKEKLRRQTMAAEAAENKRRNETALAAMAAPYEEWKKNVAEVKRQEHELLEAHSLPLRNYLMKYVMPSLSEAMLEGCKVRPEDPVDFLAEHLLQNNQED, encoded by the exons ATGGgggacgagcagcagcagactggcCCCCAACGCATTTTCGTCAGCGACGTCGACAGGTACTCCTCCAAACACATCGCCAAG TTCTTGTCGACGTGTTTGACCGAAGGGACcccggaggaggacgaggcctCCCCCCCGGGCGAACCTGCTTTCCGGGTAGTGGGATCTGTGTCTTCTTCCTCCAAAAGGGACAGGACGAGCTTTGTACAGGAACAATATGTG TCGCCCAGTCAAGATGAGCTCCTTCAGCACCTGCTGGAGTGTGATGTGGTCGTGTACAACATCTCAGACAATGCCACACAAGAGCAGGTTGCAAAGGCATCCTGGGCGATAACAG CTCTCCATGCTGAGCAGGAAAACTTTAAGTCTCAGAAAATGTTCATCTTAGTCTCGACATTGATGACCTGGGCCATGACAAAGCCACAGGATCCG GATGAGACAGATTATGTGCTATCGGAAGAAGAGTTCAGGAGAAGAAGGCCTCATCCCAGCTTCAAAGACCACAACGATGTGGAGAAACTTGTGCTCAAATTAGGCAGAGGG aaaaagtCCAAACTCGCCGGTTATGTTGTAGCTAGTGGCCTTCAGTACGGAATGGGGGAGAATCTCTTCCACTACTTTTTCAAG GTATCTTGGATGGGAAAGTTTCCAAAAGTTCCTGTATTTGGAGAGGGCACAAATAACATCCCCATGATTCATGTAAATGACCTTGCCGG agtgaTTCAAAACATAATTGAACTGAAACCAAAGTCTAAGTACACTGTTGCTGTCGACGATTCCAAGAACACTTTGGAGGAAATAATAAAG ATGATCAGTAATACACTTGGGCCAGGGGAAATTATCAATGTACCCGAGCAGGAAGCCATCGCCACAAAGGGTTTTGAG CCAGAGGAGCTGCAGTTCCTGAGCGTCAACCTCCGGCTGGACGTTGAAATTTTAAAAGAGTCCTTCAACATCCAGTGGACATCTGAGTCTGGGTTGGTTGAGAACATGGACGTCGTCGTGGAGGAATACAAAAACACCAGGCAGCTGCAT CCCATTAGAATCTTCCTGGTTGGACCTCCATCTGTGGGTAAGACCACTGTCGCAGAGAGGCTCTGTCGTCATTACCAGATACACCACATTCGGCTCAAAGAGGTCATTGAGGAAAAGATCACACAACTG AAGGAGCTATTGAATGAAAATGACGCTGAACATGTCAGTGAAGAGGTCGCAGCTGCTGCACAGGCACAACTGGACAATATCAACAAAAGCATGGAAAAGAATGCAG GTCGACTGGACGACCACCTGGTTTTTGAGATTTTCCGAGAGAAGCTGAATTCAAAGCCGTGCAGGAACCAAGGATTCATTCTTGACGGCTTCCCTAAGACCTATGCGCAAGCACAATTTATTTTCGAGG AGGACGAAATGGACGAGGACACAGAGGACCAGGATGTGATCATTAAAAAACGAGGCTACAACAAGAAGATCACTCCAG agcATGTGATCGCCTTGGAAGCATCTGACGATTTCCTGACCAAAAGAGTACAAGGACTTACGGAGAGTGTAGCAGAGAAGATGCGTTACACGCAGGACGAGTTCCTCCCTCGGCTGACGAGATACAGACAGCTCAGTGGTGCCGAGGAATCCCTGCTGGACTTCTTTGACGAGCTTGAGATTCACCCAGAACATATGG AGGTCACCACAGACGACCTTGAGTACACAGATGTCGTGAAGAAAATCACAGTGATGGTGGGGGTTCCCAAGAACTACGGGCTTAGtccagaggagcaggaggaggtggacaggaagaaagaaaagctgagGAGGCAGACGATGGCCGCAGAGGCTGCCGAGAATAAACGCAGGAACGAGACCGCACTGGCTGCGATGGCCGCTCCGTACGAGGAGTGG AAGAAGAACGTGGCCGAGGTGAAGAGACAGGAGCACGAGCTGCTGGAGGCTCACTCTCTTCCCCTGAGGAACTACCTGATGAAGTACGTGATGCCCTCGCTCTCCGAGGCCATGTTAGAAGGCTGCAAGGTCAGACCGGAGGACCCCGTCGACTTCCTG gcTGAACATCTTCTACAGAACAACCAAGAAGATTAA